A DNA window from Akkermansiaceae bacterium contains the following coding sequences:
- a CDS encoding FAD-dependent oxidoreductase gives MKFLLPLYATAILPLQAATFLVEAEQFSDKGGWGIDTQFIESMGSPYLIAHGLGKPVADATTEVTVPEAGEYRVWVRTVDWTARLGQKPGAGTFQVSIDGKPLVAELGKDDKKWTWQPAGKVSLKQGKAKLALKDLSGFDGRADAVLFSSDGAFTPPADATFEERTTWKIPGVPAAMEDAGNFDLVVVGGGYGGIATAISSARMGLKVALIQNREVLGGNGSSEIRVWAKGYYPESEYPLADIVKEFEDKAIASPAPAKEFGDDLKEKVVRAEKNITLFLSHHAYGVEMKDGKLSAVKMVDIGAGKLKRVTGRLFSDCTGHGFIGLWAGADHTETEKGRMGMSNMWIWQNRKEPVAFEEKPWMLKFTSGQFPYPRVRDGFGHAEWFWESGYDAHPIKDLETTRDLNLFATYSSWNSIKNHGAYAERDKNKHQNAELTWLAYIGGPRETLQLLGDVVMSGKDIIGKTEFNDATLLTTWPIDLHYPLEKYKNTIPGRPFIARAEQGKGLNKYVGYPIPYRILYSRNVPNLFMSGRNISVNRDALGSIRVMKTIGMMGVTVGRAAALATARDCMPRDIYAKHLDEAKALWKQPGSARYENVGEMMKSIPDKAGSPSL, from the coding sequence ATGAAGTTCCTATTACCCTTATACGCCACCGCCATTCTCCCGCTCCAAGCCGCCACTTTCCTCGTCGAGGCGGAGCAATTTTCAGACAAAGGCGGGTGGGGGATCGACACCCAGTTCATCGAGTCCATGGGATCGCCTTATCTTATCGCCCATGGGCTGGGCAAACCCGTCGCGGATGCCACCACGGAGGTGACCGTGCCGGAGGCCGGTGAATACCGCGTGTGGGTCCGCACCGTTGATTGGACGGCACGGCTCGGCCAGAAGCCCGGAGCGGGCACCTTCCAGGTTTCCATCGACGGCAAGCCGCTGGTTGCCGAGCTGGGCAAGGACGACAAGAAGTGGACCTGGCAACCCGCCGGGAAAGTCAGCCTGAAGCAGGGCAAGGCGAAACTCGCCCTCAAGGATCTCTCCGGCTTCGACGGTCGGGCCGATGCCGTTCTTTTCAGCAGCGACGGAGCATTCACGCCTCCTGCGGATGCCACCTTCGAGGAACGCACCACTTGGAAGATCCCCGGTGTGCCCGCCGCGATGGAAGATGCGGGGAACTTCGACCTCGTCGTGGTCGGTGGCGGCTATGGCGGCATCGCCACCGCCATCTCCTCGGCCCGCATGGGCCTGAAGGTCGCGCTGATCCAGAACCGTGAGGTTCTCGGCGGCAACGGTTCCTCCGAGATCCGCGTGTGGGCGAAGGGCTACTACCCGGAAAGCGAGTATCCGCTGGCGGACATCGTGAAGGAATTCGAGGACAAGGCGATCGCTTCTCCCGCTCCCGCCAAGGAGTTCGGTGACGACCTGAAGGAAAAGGTCGTGCGCGCTGAGAAGAACATCACCCTGTTCCTTTCCCACCACGCCTACGGAGTGGAGATGAAGGACGGCAAGCTGTCCGCAGTGAAGATGGTGGACATCGGCGCCGGGAAGCTCAAGCGGGTCACCGGCCGCCTGTTCTCCGACTGCACGGGCCACGGCTTCATCGGACTGTGGGCCGGCGCGGACCACACTGAAACCGAAAAGGGCCGCATGGGCATGAGCAACATGTGGATCTGGCAGAACCGGAAGGAGCCGGTGGCTTTCGAAGAGAAGCCATGGATGCTCAAGTTCACCTCCGGGCAGTTCCCATACCCGCGCGTGCGTGACGGCTTCGGCCATGCCGAGTGGTTCTGGGAGAGCGGCTATGACGCCCATCCCATCAAGGACTTGGAGACGACCCGGGATCTCAACCTGTTCGCGACCTACAGTTCCTGGAACTCGATCAAGAACCACGGTGCCTACGCGGAGCGCGACAAGAACAAGCACCAGAACGCCGAACTCACGTGGCTGGCCTACATCGGTGGCCCGCGGGAAACCCTCCAGTTGCTCGGTGACGTGGTGATGAGCGGGAAGGACATCATCGGCAAGACGGAGTTCAACGATGCGACCCTCCTGACCACTTGGCCCATCGACCTCCATTACCCGCTTGAGAAATACAAGAACACCATCCCCGGCCGGCCGTTCATCGCCCGTGCGGAGCAGGGGAAAGGCCTCAACAAATACGTCGGCTACCCGATCCCATACCGCATCCTCTACTCGCGCAATGTTCCGAATCTCTTCATGTCGGGGCGTAACATCAGTGTGAACCGGGATGCGCTCGGCAGCATCCGTGTCATGAAGACCATCGGCATGATGGGGGTCACCGTTGGCCGGGCCGCCGCACTGGCCACCGCCCGTGACTGCATGCCGCGGGACATCTACGCCAAGCACCTTGATGAAGCGAAGGCACTCTGGAAACAACCTGGATCCGCACGCTACGAGAACGTCGGGGAGATGATGAAATCCATCCCGGACAAGGCGGGATCACCTTCCTTGTAA
- a CDS encoding PEP-CTERM sorting domain-containing protein: protein MIHLPLAAFLVSLPAANAAVAISTDFSTDLSGVTLSGGTNATADYSTAGPGGSRALAFTDTGSGQAQAQFAGATGAFNTASAGQSELQIRYDFAVTAMTADVNAAGVPRIIFGPAGNALTVAFGRSGPSADSQFVLYAIRGNGIGPVNVDPVPGNMLFHSFGDYSTTAANNNSGGYVTINISLLHGGTSISVSATQGGNTLFDGVLGGFTAHAMTESNLNFRLATSTTFQSTTYLDNLLIQTVPEPSSAILAAGVGFLTTLRRRRA, encoded by the coding sequence TTGATCCACCTCCCCCTCGCTGCATTTCTGGTCTCCCTTCCCGCTGCAAATGCGGCGGTAGCGATCAGCACGGATTTCAGCACCGACCTCAGCGGAGTCACCCTGAGCGGTGGCACCAATGCGACGGCTGATTATTCAACGGCAGGCCCGGGAGGATCCCGGGCACTCGCTTTCACTGACACCGGGAGCGGCCAGGCGCAGGCCCAGTTCGCCGGAGCCACGGGTGCTTTCAATACGGCATCCGCCGGCCAGTCCGAACTCCAGATCAGGTATGACTTCGCGGTCACGGCCATGACAGCGGATGTGAATGCCGCAGGCGTTCCCAGGATCATCTTCGGGCCTGCCGGCAACGCCCTTACCGTCGCCTTCGGACGGTCTGGTCCGTCGGCGGATAGCCAGTTCGTCCTTTATGCCATCCGGGGCAACGGGATCGGACCGGTGAATGTTGATCCCGTCCCCGGCAACATGCTCTTCCACAGCTTCGGGGATTATTCGACCACTGCGGCGAACAACAACTCGGGTGGCTACGTCACCATCAACATCTCCCTTCTCCATGGCGGAACGAGCATCAGTGTGTCCGCGACCCAAGGAGGGAACACGCTCTTTGACGGGGTGCTCGGAGGCTTCACCGCCCACGCGATGACGGAGAGCAACCTCAACTTCCGTCTGGCAACGAGCACGACTTTCCAATCCACGACCTATCTCGACAATCTCCTGATCCAGACGGTCCCGGAGCCATCGTCCGCGATCCTCGCCGCAGGAGTGGGGTTTCTCACCACCCTCCGCAGGCGGCGGGCATAG
- a CDS encoding exosortase system-associated protein, TIGR04073 family: MKKLLVIAASMVALCGVVSADIHAPPASQYTKSRKLGRAIGNILYGVMEIPEQIVRKTDDHGRKAGWSYGVVDGTSRGLRRLGYGFYELVTFTCPTYRGTFKPPYERCGEDNRIEMNVKDGLSEFPPELGFETYFSHSRTQRY, from the coding sequence ATGAAAAAACTCCTCGTCATCGCTGCCTCCATGGTCGCCCTGTGCGGCGTGGTCTCCGCCGATATCCACGCACCTCCCGCCTCGCAATACACCAAGTCCCGCAAGCTTGGCCGTGCGATCGGCAACATCCTTTACGGCGTGATGGAAATTCCTGAGCAAATCGTCCGCAAGACCGATGACCACGGCCGCAAGGCTGGCTGGTCCTACGGTGTGGTGGATGGCACCAGCCGCGGTCTCCGCCGTCTGGGTTATGGCTTCTACGAACTGGTGACCTTCACCTGCCCGACCTACCGCGGCACCTTCAAGCCACCTTACGAGCGCTGCGGCGAAGACAACCGCATCGAGATGAACGTCAAGGACGGCCTCTCCGAATTCCCGCCGGAACTCGGCTTCGAGACCTACTTCAGCCACAGCCGCACCCAGCGCTATTGA
- the serA gene encoding phosphoglycerate dehydrogenase, with product MATYRVLVSDPISEKGVEALRTAPGISVDVNTGLKPEELLKIIGDYHGLVVRSQTKVTAEVFAAATNLKAIGRAGVGVDNIDRAAATDHGVVVMNTPSGNTISTAEHAFSLMLSLARNIPQAHATVIAGKWDRKSFEGKEVFGKRLAILGMGRIGSEFAKRAQAFGITVVAYDPFLTADRAKSLKVEHAETPEAALTGADLVTLHVPLTPETQHIINSDRIALLNKGALVVNCARGGLVDEAAAKAALDSGHLGGIALDVYEVEPPPADFPLFSSNKAVFTPHLGASTAEAQENVGIEVAHQVKDFLVTGEIRNAVNMPNLDSKTIEEVGPYLDLAQSLGKLLYKIGPAQSDSIKVSYVGPVSEIDTELVKRSVLSGYLSAAHHEAQVNLINAPAIAKAHGIQVTESTAALASTFTDLIEVSVSKGGETTTVAGTLVGKSARIVHIAGHYVETNPAGRFLFVENDDRPGIVGVIGSALGAASVNIANMSLSRNRDKNTAVTVIEVDTEPPATMLESLRATPGILRVLSFEL from the coding sequence ATGGCCACCTATCGTGTGTTGGTTTCCGATCCCATTTCGGAAAAAGGCGTTGAAGCACTCCGTACTGCTCCCGGGATCTCCGTGGACGTGAATACCGGACTCAAGCCCGAGGAGCTTCTCAAGATCATCGGCGACTATCATGGCCTTGTCGTCCGCTCCCAAACGAAGGTCACCGCAGAGGTTTTCGCCGCCGCCACCAACCTGAAGGCCATCGGCCGTGCGGGCGTGGGTGTGGACAACATCGACCGTGCAGCCGCAACGGACCACGGCGTGGTGGTGATGAACACCCCCAGCGGCAACACCATCTCAACCGCGGAGCATGCTTTCTCCCTGATGCTCTCTCTGGCCCGGAACATCCCGCAGGCCCACGCCACGGTCATCGCCGGGAAATGGGACCGCAAATCCTTCGAGGGCAAGGAAGTCTTCGGCAAGCGCCTGGCCATCCTCGGCATGGGCCGCATCGGTTCGGAGTTCGCGAAGCGCGCGCAGGCCTTCGGCATCACCGTCGTTGCCTATGATCCATTCCTGACCGCTGACCGCGCGAAGTCGCTGAAAGTGGAGCATGCGGAGACCCCGGAAGCCGCCCTCACCGGCGCGGACCTGGTGACCCTGCACGTGCCCCTCACCCCGGAGACCCAGCACATCATCAACTCCGACCGCATCGCCCTGCTCAACAAGGGTGCGCTGGTCGTCAACTGCGCCCGTGGCGGTCTGGTCGATGAAGCCGCCGCGAAGGCAGCGCTCGACTCCGGCCACCTCGGCGGCATCGCGCTGGACGTCTATGAAGTCGAGCCTCCTCCGGCGGATTTCCCGCTGTTTTCCTCGAACAAGGCCGTCTTCACCCCGCACCTCGGTGCCTCCACCGCGGAAGCACAGGAGAACGTGGGTATCGAAGTGGCGCACCAGGTGAAGGACTTCCTCGTCACCGGGGAGATTCGCAACGCGGTGAACATGCCGAACCTCGACAGCAAGACCATCGAAGAAGTCGGCCCCTACCTCGACCTCGCCCAGTCCCTGGGCAAGCTGCTCTACAAGATCGGCCCGGCCCAGTCGGACAGCATCAAGGTTTCCTACGTCGGCCCGGTTTCCGAGATCGACACGGAGCTGGTGAAGCGTTCCGTCCTCAGCGGCTACCTTTCCGCCGCCCATCACGAGGCGCAGGTCAACCTGATCAACGCCCCGGCCATCGCCAAGGCGCACGGCATCCAGGTCACGGAGTCCACCGCGGCGCTCGCCAGCACCTTCACCGACCTCATCGAGGTGAGCGTGAGCAAGGGCGGTGAAACCACCACCGTGGCGGGCACCCTGGTCGGCAAGTCCGCCCGGATCGTCCACATCGCGGGTCACTACGTGGAGACCAACCCGGCAGGCCGTTTCCTCTTCGTGGAGAACGACGACCGCCCGGGCATCGTCGGTGTCATCGGCAGCGCGCTGGGCGCGGCTTCCGTGAACATCGCCAACATGTCCCTCAGCCGTAACCGCGACAAGAACACCGCCGTCACCGTCATCGAGGTGGATACGGAGCCACCAGCCACCATGCTGGAGTCCCTCCGCGCCACTCCGGGCATCCTGCGGGTGCTCAGCTTCGAGCTTTGA
- a CDS encoding sulfatase codes for MKRWICGAFVGLVMSGAAQEQKRPNIVWIVGEDLGPELGCYGDPDAITPNLDKLAAEGARFTKAFTHAPVCAPSRHGLITGQYPIKTGAMHMRSKLVNPPVTFTKLLRDSGYHVSWPGKTDFNFDQPQEFRDSQKNWWTQDEVPEGPFFAYANFTVSHESQVRNDGDKYAENTKRLTPAQRRDPAQVKLPPFWPDAPEVRREVANYHDLVTAVDYNAGDVLAWLDKHGLAENTIVIYFGDHGRGMARYKRWCYDTGTHVGLIVRWPGKIGAGEVRDGLVEFVDLPATALAMAGVPVPESFDGVPFMDKDGKATNQRKYVHSHRDYMDEAYDRIRSVSDGEWRYVRNFEPQVPYSLRNDYMERGRTMQVWRQWAAEGKLDAIQSIHFRKDKPKEELYHSKADPFEVRNVIEDPANATKLAELRAECDRWLAATGDKGAVPVEKLIADGIIHPRNKDYEERAKRAK; via the coding sequence ATGAAACGATGGATTTGCGGGGCATTCGTGGGGCTGGTCATGTCTGGTGCCGCGCAGGAACAGAAGCGGCCGAACATTGTCTGGATCGTCGGTGAGGATCTGGGGCCGGAACTGGGCTGCTACGGGGATCCGGACGCAATCACGCCGAATCTCGACAAGCTGGCGGCGGAAGGTGCCCGTTTTACGAAGGCTTTCACCCATGCCCCGGTCTGCGCGCCCAGCCGCCATGGACTCATCACCGGGCAGTATCCGATCAAGACGGGGGCCATGCACATGCGCTCGAAGCTGGTGAATCCGCCCGTGACTTTCACGAAGCTGCTGCGGGACAGCGGCTACCACGTTTCCTGGCCGGGGAAGACGGATTTCAACTTCGATCAGCCGCAGGAGTTCCGGGATTCCCAGAAGAACTGGTGGACGCAGGATGAGGTGCCGGAGGGGCCGTTCTTCGCCTACGCGAACTTCACCGTCTCCCATGAAAGCCAGGTGCGGAATGACGGGGACAAGTATGCGGAAAACACGAAACGGCTCACTCCCGCGCAACGCCGTGACCCTGCCCAAGTGAAGCTCCCGCCATTCTGGCCGGACGCACCGGAGGTCCGCCGGGAGGTGGCGAACTACCATGACCTCGTCACTGCCGTGGATTACAACGCGGGCGACGTGCTGGCGTGGTTGGACAAGCACGGGCTGGCGGAAAACACCATCGTCATCTACTTCGGCGACCATGGCCGGGGCATGGCCCGCTACAAGCGGTGGTGCTATGACACGGGCACCCACGTCGGCCTCATCGTCCGCTGGCCCGGAAAGATCGGGGCGGGGGAGGTCCGGGACGGTCTGGTGGAGTTCGTGGACCTGCCCGCCACCGCACTGGCGATGGCCGGAGTGCCGGTGCCGGAAAGTTTCGACGGGGTTCCTTTCATGGACAAGGACGGGAAGGCCACCAACCAACGGAAATACGTCCACTCCCACCGCGACTATATGGATGAGGCCTATGACCGCATCCGCAGTGTGAGCGACGGCGAATGGCGCTATGTGCGGAACTTCGAGCCGCAGGTCCCATATTCCCTGCGCAATGACTACATGGAGCGCGGCAGGACCATGCAGGTCTGGCGCCAATGGGCGGCGGAGGGAAAGCTGGATGCCATCCAGTCGATCCACTTCAGGAAGGACAAGCCGAAGGAGGAACTCTACCACAGCAAAGCGGATCCCTTTGAGGTGCGGAACGTCATCGAAGATCCGGCGAACGCCACGAAGCTCGCGGAACTCCGCGCGGAGTGCGACCGCTGGCTGGCCGCCACCGGCGACAAGGGCGCGGTTCCCGTGGAGAAGCTCATCGCGGACGGCATCATCCACCCTAGGAACAAGGACTACGAGGAACGGGCGAAGAGGGCGAAGTGA